The following are encoded in a window of Tessaracoccus flavescens genomic DNA:
- a CDS encoding 3-isopropylmalate dehydrogenase: MTSAKIAVIGGDGIGPEVTAEALKALTAVAGADAFDFVHYDLGAERWQRTGEVLPDSVLDELKAVDAIVLGAVGAAPGSKAIPSGLLERGLLLKLRFAFDHAINLRPSKLYPGVPTPLAPSVVDGKNVDFVVVREGTEGLYCGNGGAVRVGTPQELATEVSVNTAYGVERVVRDAYRRAQSRRGHLTLLHKHNVLVNAGSLWNRIFTEVGEEFPDVERKYLHIDAAMIALVVDPSQFDVIVTDNLFGDIVTDLAAAVTGGIGLAASANINPTGEYPSMFEPVHGSAPDIAGKGIADPTAAISSMGLLLDHLGRPELAARIDEAVSADIAERGTSKTSTSETGDRIAARLA, translated from the coding sequence ATGACTTCAGCCAAGATTGCCGTCATCGGCGGCGACGGAATCGGCCCCGAGGTGACCGCGGAGGCGCTCAAGGCGCTCACCGCCGTCGCGGGAGCCGACGCGTTCGACTTCGTGCACTACGACCTCGGCGCCGAGCGCTGGCAGCGCACCGGCGAGGTGCTGCCCGACTCCGTCCTCGACGAGCTCAAGGCCGTCGACGCCATCGTGCTCGGCGCGGTCGGCGCCGCCCCCGGCTCGAAGGCGATCCCGAGCGGGCTCCTCGAGCGCGGCCTGCTGCTGAAGCTGCGCTTCGCCTTCGACCACGCCATCAACCTGCGCCCGTCCAAGCTGTACCCAGGCGTTCCCACCCCGCTGGCCCCCTCCGTTGTCGACGGCAAGAACGTCGACTTCGTCGTGGTGCGCGAGGGCACCGAGGGCCTCTACTGCGGCAACGGTGGCGCGGTGCGCGTCGGCACCCCGCAGGAGTTGGCCACCGAGGTCTCCGTCAACACGGCCTACGGCGTGGAACGCGTCGTGCGCGACGCCTACCGGCGCGCACAGTCGCGCCGCGGCCACCTCACGCTGCTGCACAAGCACAACGTGCTGGTCAACGCCGGCTCGCTGTGGAACCGCATCTTCACCGAGGTCGGCGAGGAGTTCCCCGACGTCGAGCGGAAGTACCTGCACATCGACGCGGCCATGATCGCCCTGGTGGTGGACCCCAGCCAGTTCGACGTCATCGTCACCGACAACCTGTTCGGCGACATCGTGACCGACCTGGCGGCCGCCGTGACCGGAGGCATCGGGCTCGCGGCTTCGGCCAACATCAACCCGACCGGCGAGTACCCGTCGATGTTCGAGCCGGTGCACGGCTCCGCACCCGACATCGCAGGCAAGGGCATCGCCGACCCCACCGCGGCCATCTCATCGATGGGTCTGCTGCTCGACCACCTCGGCAGGCCCGAGCTGGCGGCCAGGATCGACGAGGCCGTCTCCGCCGACATCGCCGAGCGCGGGACCTCGAAGACCTCCACCTCGGAGACCGGCGACCGCATCGCGGCGCGCCTGGCCTGA
- the cimA gene encoding citramalate synthase: MPTLPVQPAEFHVFDTSLRDGAQQEGLHLSVPDKLKIAGYLDELGVTFIEGGWPGANPADTEFFQLAKDLGLKRSKLVAFGATRKAGAKASEDALTKALVDADTEYICIVAKSHEDHVRRALRTTLEENLEMITDTVTFLRSQGKRVFVDCEHFFDGYRAYPEYAIKVVQTAHDAGAEVVVLCDTNGGMLPSWIGDIVRAAAETGANLGVHVHNDTACAVANTVAAVEAGVMHVQGTFNGYGERTGNADLSAVIPNLQLKFGWEILPADQLADLTRVAHAIALVAHQPLLGRQPYVGQSSFAHKAGLHASAIKVDENLYQHIDPALVGNDMRMLISDMAGRANIQIKGEQLGFDLDDRELAAKITEVVKEREAEGYSYESADASFEMLLRDQLGVLDLPIEVHSWRVFTEERDGINISEATVKLTAKGARQMVVGEGNGPVNALDDALRAALIPAYPQVADFELTDYRVRILDEGYGTDATVRTLIDTSYGGETWTTVGVGTNVIEASWEALLDALSYGIMTHLEA; encoded by the coding sequence ATGCCGACGCTGCCCGTGCAACCAGCCGAGTTCCATGTGTTCGACACCTCCCTGCGCGACGGCGCGCAGCAGGAGGGCCTTCACCTGTCCGTGCCGGACAAGCTCAAGATCGCCGGCTACCTCGACGAGCTCGGGGTCACGTTCATCGAGGGCGGCTGGCCGGGCGCGAACCCGGCCGACACCGAGTTCTTCCAGCTCGCCAAGGACCTGGGGCTGAAGCGCTCGAAGCTCGTCGCGTTCGGCGCGACCCGCAAGGCAGGGGCGAAGGCCTCCGAGGACGCCCTGACGAAGGCCCTCGTCGACGCGGACACCGAGTACATCTGCATCGTGGCGAAGTCGCACGAGGACCACGTCCGCCGCGCGCTGCGCACCACGCTCGAGGAGAACCTCGAGATGATCACCGACACGGTCACGTTCCTGCGGTCGCAGGGCAAGCGGGTCTTCGTCGACTGCGAGCACTTCTTCGACGGCTACCGCGCCTACCCCGAGTACGCGATCAAGGTGGTGCAGACGGCCCACGACGCAGGCGCCGAGGTCGTCGTGCTGTGCGACACCAACGGCGGCATGCTGCCGAGCTGGATCGGCGACATCGTGCGCGCCGCGGCCGAGACCGGAGCCAACCTCGGCGTGCACGTGCACAACGACACCGCCTGCGCGGTCGCCAACACCGTCGCCGCCGTCGAGGCCGGAGTCATGCACGTCCAGGGCACCTTCAACGGCTACGGGGAGCGCACCGGCAACGCCGACCTGTCGGCCGTGATCCCCAACCTGCAGCTCAAGTTCGGTTGGGAGATCCTCCCGGCCGACCAGCTCGCCGACCTCACCCGCGTCGCGCACGCGATCGCGCTCGTCGCGCACCAGCCGCTGCTCGGTAGGCAGCCCTACGTCGGCCAGTCGAGCTTCGCGCACAAGGCGGGCCTGCACGCCTCGGCGATCAAGGTGGACGAGAACCTCTACCAGCACATCGATCCGGCGCTGGTCGGCAACGACATGCGGATGCTGATCTCCGACATGGCGGGTCGCGCCAACATCCAGATCAAGGGCGAGCAGCTCGGCTTCGACCTGGATGACCGCGAGCTCGCCGCGAAGATCACCGAGGTGGTCAAGGAGCGCGAGGCGGAGGGCTATTCGTACGAGTCGGCCGACGCCAGCTTCGAGATGCTGCTGCGTGACCAGCTCGGTGTCCTCGACCTGCCCATCGAGGTGCACTCGTGGCGCGTGTTCACGGAGGAGCGCGACGGGATCAACATCTCGGAGGCCACCGTCAAGCTGACGGCGAAGGGTGCAAGGCAGATGGTCGTCGGCGAGGGCAACGGCCCCGTCAACGCCCTCGACGACGCGCTGCGCGCCGCGCTGATCCCCGCCTACCCGCAGGTCGCGGACTTCGAGCTGACGGACTACCGGGTCCGCATCCTCGACGAGGGGTACGGCACGGACGCGACGGTGCGCACCCTGATCGACACCTCCTACGGGGGCGAGACCTGGACGACCGTCGGCGTCGGCACCAACGTGATCGAGGCCTCGTGGGAGGCGCTGCTCGATGCGCTCTCCTACGGGATCATGACGCACCTGGAGGCGTGA
- a CDS encoding fumarylacetoacetate hydrolase family protein, giving the protein MRIARFALAGKDPQYGIIELAVDGGDHPDSIATLTSDPLAGVAVNYTGERHDLDEVRLLSPVIPRSKVVAVGKNYADHAREMGGEVPEAPLLFFKPNTSVIGPGETIIRPAGVEDLQYEGELAVIIGRICKQVPVERAQEVIFGYTIANDVTARDWQRSDGQWARAKGSDTFLPLGPWINTHLTLEEVGKLDIETRLNDEVRQDGSTSQMVRGVAELISYITASMTLLPGDVILTGTPAGVGAMQPGDEVKVSITGLGTLANPVADE; this is encoded by the coding sequence ATGCGTATCGCCCGTTTCGCCCTTGCAGGCAAGGATCCCCAGTACGGGATCATCGAACTCGCCGTCGACGGCGGGGACCACCCCGACTCCATCGCGACCCTGACCTCCGACCCGCTCGCCGGAGTCGCGGTCAACTACACGGGGGAGCGCCACGACCTCGACGAGGTCCGCCTGCTCTCGCCTGTGATCCCCCGCTCGAAGGTGGTGGCCGTCGGGAAGAACTACGCCGATCACGCACGGGAGATGGGCGGTGAGGTGCCCGAGGCGCCGCTGCTGTTCTTCAAGCCCAACACCTCGGTCATCGGCCCCGGAGAGACGATCATCCGGCCAGCAGGGGTCGAGGACCTGCAGTACGAGGGCGAGCTCGCGGTGATCATCGGCCGCATCTGCAAGCAGGTGCCCGTCGAGCGCGCCCAGGAGGTCATCTTCGGCTACACCATCGCCAACGACGTCACGGCCCGCGACTGGCAGCGCAGCGACGGCCAGTGGGCGCGCGCGAAGGGCTCCGACACCTTCCTGCCGCTCGGTCCCTGGATCAACACCCACCTGACCCTCGAGGAGGTCGGAAAGCTCGACATCGAGACCCGACTCAACGACGAGGTGCGCCAGGACGGCTCGACCTCGCAGATGGTGCGTGGCGTCGCCGAACTGATCTCCTACATCACCGCCTCGATGACCCTTCTGCCCGGGGACGTCATCCTCACCGGCACGCCCGCGGGTGTCGGAGCCATGCAGCCGGGCGACGAGGTGAAGGTCTCCATCACCGGGCTCGGCACCCTCGCCAACCCCGTCGCGGACGAGTGA